GGCCGGGTCCGGGCGAGGGTCACCGGCGGCCCGGGCGACGAACACCGGGCAGACCTCGTTCTCCACCACCCCGCCCGCGTCGGTGGCCCGGTAGGCGAAGTCGGGCAGCACCTCCCGGACGTCGGTGAGGACGAGGCCGAGCTCCTGGGCGACCCGGCGGTGGACGGCGTCCGCCAGGTCCTCCCCCGGTGCCGGGTGCCCGCAGCAGGAGTTCGTCCACACCCCGGGCCAGGTGCGCTTCCCCACGGCCCGGCGGGTGACGAGCAGCCGGCCCGCGTCGTCCAGGACGTAGCAGGAGAAGGCGAGGTGCAGCGGGGTGTCGGCGGTGTGCACCGTGGCCTTGTCGGCGACCCCGACCGGTCTCCTGCTCTCGTCGAGCAGCACGACCTGCTCCGGTCGCCTCGCCACCGCCGGTCCGCTCACCTGGGCCACTGTAGGCGGCGCTGCCGCAGCCGGTGGCTCAGTAGGTGGGCAGGGTCGGGTCGACGTCCCGGACCCACGCCAGCACCCCGCCGTCCAGGTGGACCGCCTGGTCGTACCCGTGGCCGCGCAGGACCTGCAGGGCCTGCGCGGAACGCACCCCGGACTTGCAGTAGAGCACCGTGCGACGGTCCCGGGGCAGCTCCCCGATCGCCTCGCCGGACAGGATCCGCGGCAACGGCACGAGCCGCGAGCCCGGGATGGACACCAGCGCGGCCTCGTCCTCGCCGCGGACGTCGACGAGGTCGACGTCACCGGCCTGCAGCCACCCGGCCAGGGTCGGCGCGTCGACGACCGCGTCCGGTCCCAGTACCGGCGGGGCCGGGGCGCAGCTCGCGGCGGCGTCGGCCAGCGAGGTGACCGGCGCGGCGTGCGGGTCGGGCCGCACGGTGACCGTGCGCCACGTCATCGCCAGCGCGTCGAGGACGAGCAGCCGGCCGAGCAGCGGCTCGCCCGCCCCGGTGACGAGCTTGACCGCCTCGGTGGCCATCACCGAGCCGACCGCGCCGACCATCGCGCCGAGCACGCCGCCCTCCGCGCAGGAGGGCACCGCCCCGGGCGGGGGCGGCTCGGGGAACAGGTCCCGGTAGGTCGGGCCGTGACCCGCCCAGAACACGCTGACCTGGGCGTCGAACCGGAACACCGAGCCCCAGACCTCCGGGACGCCGAGCAGCGAGCACGCGTCGGACACCAGGTAGCGGGTGGGGAAGTTGTCGGCGCCGTCGACGACGAGGTCGTAGCCGCCCAGGACGGCCAGGGCGTTGTCGGCGGTGAGCCGCTCACGGTGCGGGACGACGGTGACGAGCGGGTTGAGCCGGGCCAGCGCGTCCACGGCGCTGTCCACCTTGGGCCGGCCGACGTCGTCGGTGCCGTGGACGACCTGCCGCTGCAGGTTCGAGGTGTCGACGACGTCGTCGTCGACGACGCCGATGGTCCCGACGCCGGCGGCGGCCAGGTAGGTGAGGACCGGCGCCCCGAGGCCACCGGCGCCGACGACGAGCACCCGGGCGGCGGCCAGGCGCCGCTGGCCCTGCTCGCCGATCCCGGGCAGCAGGACGTGCCGGGAGTACCGCTCGACCTGCTCGGCACGCAGCGGCGGGCCCGGCTCGACGAGCGGCGGCAGGCTCACGGCGCCGCCTCGGCGTCCGGCTCCACCCACGCGTTCGGCACGCAGGGGGCGACCTGCTTGGACTGCTGCTGCATCACCGGCGCCAGCGCGCCGGGGGCCGGGCAGGTGACGTGCCCGTGGCCCAGGACGTGGCCGACCTCGTGGTTGACCAGGTACTGCCGGTAGGCGGTGAGGTCGTGGGCGTACTCGTCCGTGCCGTGCACCCAGCGGTACATGGTGAGGATGGCCCGCGGGCCCTGCCGGCAGGACAGCTTGCCGAAGGTCTGCAGCGGCCGGCACATCGCCGCGGAGGTCTGCGGGCTGGCCAGGACGACGACGACGTCGGCCTGCCCGTCGGTGCGCGAGAACGTCCAGCCGTCCGACGGCCACCCGCGGGGGTCGTTGAGGGTGTCCAGGACGAAGTCGGCGAAGGCCTCCCCGTCGACGTCCAGACCCCCTTCGACCTCGACCCGCACCCGCCGCTCCCGTCCCGCGGTGGGGGCCGGGGCGCTGCCGGGGACGACCACGGTGCCACCGGTGCCCCGGTCGACGACCTCGTCGGAGCGTAGCCCGGCGCGCTGCGCCGGGGACGGCGGGGGCACGGCGGTGACCACGGGGGCGTCCTGGGCGACGGCGGCGGTCGGCGGGGCCGAGACCGGTGGTGGCGGCGGGGACGTGTCGGTCCGGGCGGCCGGGTCCGCGGACACCTGCGCGCAACCGGTGACGAGGACACCCGCGGCGAGCGTGGCGACCGCGTGCCGCGACCGCCTGCGCCGGAGTCGCCTCACCCGTCCCGTCGGTCCCACCGCAGCAGGATGACACGCGCGGTGGCACAGCCGCGACGACGCCCGCTGGTCAGGGCAGGACGGCCGCCACCCGGCGGTTGCAGGCGCCGAGGACGGCCTTGACGAGCGCCTGGGACGGGTCCGCGCCCACCGGGACCGCACCGCCGAGCTGCTCGGGGCCGCGCGTGGTGAGCAGTGTGACCAGGACGACCGCGGTGTCCTGGCCGGCGACCGGGACGACGTCCGCGGCCTCCACGTCCAGCCGGAGCCGACCGAGCGAGGCGGACTCCACCGCCCGGACCGTCGCGGTGGCGAGCGCCCGGCGCACCCCGCCCGGCGTGGCCGCGCCCTCCGCGATGCCGGTGTGGTGCTCCTCCCCGGCCCGCAGGACGACCGTGCAGGACGCCGTGTGCGCCCCGGTGACCTGCTGCACCCGCTCGAGCACGAGCCGGGACCGTTGGACCGGCAGCGCCGGTGCGGCGGGACGCTCGGCGTCCGCCTTGCCGGCGGAGGTGTCACGGAGCGTCTTGGCCACGTCGCCGAGTGTGGCACCTGGGACCCACACCGGCACAGGCCGTGCGGGCTGAGGTCACCCGTTGGAGTGACCGGTGCGTACCATTCCGGCTCGCCGGGAGGCCCCAGCACCCGGGCACTGCGAGCAAGAGACAGCAAGAGACGAGGTACCGACGTGGCCGTGGACCCGCAGCACGCCGCCCCTGCCAGGCGCGGCGGACGGCTGCCCCGCACCGCTCGGCGGGCCCAGCTGCTCGTCGCCGCCCAGCAGGTGTTCGCCGAGAACGGCTACCACGCGGCGGCGATGGACGACATCGCCGACCGGGCCGGGGTCAGCAAGCCCGTGCTCTACCAGCACTTCCCCGGCAAGCTGGACCTCTACCTCGCCGTCCTGGACCAGCACATCGAGGACCTCACGGCGGGGATCCGGCGGGCCCTGGAGTCGACCACCGACAACAAGCAGCGGGTGGCCGCGACGATCAGCGCCTACTTCGACTTCGTCGACCGGCAGGACGCCCCCTTCCGGCTGGTCTTCGAGTCGGACCTGACCAACGACCCGGCGGTGCGCGAGCGGGTGGACCGCCTCGAACAGCTGTGCGCGGAGGCGATCGCCGACGTCATCGGCGAGGACACCGGACTGCCCCGGGCACAGTCGGAGCTGCTCGGCACCGCCCTGACCGGGATGGCCCAGGTGACCGCGCGGTACTGGCTGCAGTGCGGTCGCGCGATCCCCCGCGAGGAGGCCGAGCGGCTGACCGGGCAGCTCTCCTGGCGCGGGATCGGCGGGTTCCCCAAGCACGGGGAGCCGGGTGGGGACGGGGGCTGAGCGGACCGTCCGAGCGCCGTGGTGGGATGGGCCCACCGCACCACCCGACGGCACACCGCACCACCGACGAGACACCGCAGCACCCGACGACACAGGAGGTGGCCTCCCATGGAGGTCCGGATCGGCATCCAGAACGCGGCCCGCGAGATCGTGCTGGAGTCCTCGCAGGCCCCCGACGAGGTGGCCTCCGTCGTCGCCGCTGCACTCGAGAAGGGCACGGTGCTGGAGCTGCGGGACGAGCGGGGCCGGCTGCTCGTCGTCCCGGTGCCGGCACTCGCCTACGTCGAGATCGGCGTCGAGGAGCGTGGCCGGGTGGGCTTCGGGACGCTCTGACAGGTGTCGAGGTGCGGCCGTGATCACCCCGTGGCAGTCTCCCCCCGCGATCGGGAAAGACGTTCCTGACGCGGACTCGCAGCCGTGCTGCAGGGAGGGAGACCCATGGAGCTCATCGGGCTCATCATCTTCGGTGGCGTGATCGGCGCCCTCGCCCGCCTCGTCATGCCGGGGGACCAGAACCTCGGCATCCTCTGGACGATCATCCTCGGCGTCCTCGGTGCCCTGGTCGGCTACTGGCTGGGCGGCGTCCTCGGGGTGGAGGACACTCCCGGCATCGACTGGATCCGCTGGATCATCAGCACCGTCGCCGCCGTCCTGTTCATCAGCATCTACATCGGCGTCCGGGGCCGCCGGCGGGTGTGACCTCCCTGCCCCCTGGCCGCGCTCGCAGGCCGCTGCCCGCGCCTGGGTGGCGGCCTGCGACGTACCCGACTCAGGCGGTCAGCCCCAGCCGGCGCATCCGGTGGGTGTGCCGCTCGGTGAGCCGGGTGAACATCCGGCCCACCTCCGCGAGGTCGGCGCCGGCAACCGTCGGAGCCCCAGCCAGACCGCCGACCAAGAGGGCCGCGAGGGCCTCCCGGTCAGCGGCGACCCGCTGGGCCTGGCTGAGCGCCTCCCCGACCAGGCGCCGTCCCCACAGGGCGAGCCGCCCGGCCACCCGTGGGTCGGCCTCGATCGCGGACCGGACCGTCGTGGCCACGAAGTCGGCGTGGCCGGCGTCCTGCAGCACGGTCTCGACCAGGGCACGGGTCTCCTCGTCGACGTACCGGGACACCTCCCGGTAGAAGTCGGTCGCGATCCCGTCACCGACGTAGGCCTTGACCAGGCCCTCGAGCCAGGTGCTCGGGGCGGTCCGCTCGTGAAAGGCGTCGACGGCTGCGGCGAACGGGGTCATCGCCGCCTCCGGGTCCGCGCCGAGCTGCTCGAGCCGGTCGACGAGCAGCTCGAAGTGGCCGAACTCGGTGACGGCCATCCGACCGAGCTTGACCTTGTCCAGCAGCGTCGGGGCGAGCTCGGCGTCCTCGGCCATCCGCGTGAAGGCGGTGATCTCACCGTAGGCGAGGGCGCCGAGCAGGTCGACGACGGCGGTCGTGTAGTCCGGCCGGTCGGTGTCGGGCTCGACGTCGCCGGGGTGACTCGTCGCGTCCTGCGGGTGGCTGGTCGCGGGCACGGCGGGCAGCCTAGTGGGCTCCGGTCCCGGCGGGACGGTGCGGCGGATGTGCCCTCCGGGGCGCGAGCGGCTACCCTGGGCGGGTACCTCGGTTGACCGGTCGCACGCCACGATCGGCTGCCGACCCACCGCGGAGAGGCCCGCCGGCCGTTCGCCGCCCACGTTCTCCGGGACCATTCCCACGAGACGGCGCCCGGCGCGAGGCCCCCGCCCCGAGATGTGAGGTCCTCCCCTGTCCGTCGACGAGATCACACCAGAGAACGACATCCAGACCGCCGAGACGGTCGAGCCCACCCGCACCGAGCTGGCCGAGCGCAGCTTTGCCGACTACGGCGTCCAGACCGAGATCGTCGAGGCGCTCGCCGAGGTCGGCATCACCTACCCCTTCCCGATCCAGGCGATGACGCTGCCGGTGGCGCTGCAGGGCCACGACATCATCGGCCAGGCCAAGACCGGGACCGGCAAGACGCTCGGCTTCGGCATCCCCCTGCTGCAGCGGGTGGCCGGACCGGGCGAGCCCGGCTGGGACGACCTCGAGGCGCCCGGCAAGCCGCAGGCCCTCGTCGTCGTGCCCACCCGCGAGCTCGCCGTCCAGGTGGCCGGAGACCTGGAGGTCGCGAGCCGGCGCCGGGCTGCGCGAGTGCTCACCGTGTACGGCGGGCGCGCCTACGAGCCGCAGGTCGAGGCGCTGCAGCGCGGCGTCGAGATCGTCGTCGGCACCCCTGGGCGCCTGCTCGACCTGGCTCAGCAGGGTCACCTCGAGCTGCGGTACGCCCGCGCCGTCGTCCTGGACGAGGCCGACGAGATGCTCGACCTCGGGTTCCTCCCGGACGTCGAGCGGCTGCTCTCCCTGACCCCGGCCGGGCGGCACACCATGCTCTTCTCGGCGACGATGCCCGGCCCGGTCGTGGCCCTGGCCCGCCGGTACATGACCCAGCCCACCCACATCAGGGCCACCGACCCCGAGGACACCGGCGCCACCGTCGCCGCGGTCACCCAGGTCGTCTACCGGGCGCACGCGATGGACAAGATCGAGGTGCTGGCTCGGCTGCTGCAGGCGGAGGGCCGCGGCCTGACGATCGTGTTCGCCCGGACCAAGCGCACCGCCGCCAACGTCGCCGAGCAGCTCGCCGAGCGCGGCTTCGCCGCCGGGTCGCTGCACGGTGACCTCGGTCAGGGAGCTCGTGAGCAGGCCCTGCGAGCCTTCCGGAACGGCAAGATCGACGTCCTGGTGGCGACCGACGTCGCCGCCCGTGGTATCGACGTGGACGACGTCACCCACGTCGTGAACTACCAGTGCCCCGAGGACGAGAAGATGTACCTGCACCGGATCGGGCGCACCGCCCGCGCCGGGAACACCGGGACCGCGGTGACCTTCGTGGACTGGGACGACCTGCACCGCTGGGCGATGATCGACCGGACGCTCGGCCTCGGGATCCCGGAGCCGGTCGAGACGTACTCGACCTCGCCGCACCTGTACGCCGACCTCAACATCCCCGAGGGGACGACCGGGCGGCTGCCCCGGTCCGCGCGGACCCGCCCGGGCCTGGACGCCGAACAGGTCGAGGACCTCGGGGAGACCGGGCAGCGACGCCCGGGCGGCCGGTCCGGGGACAGGGCCGGACGGTCCGGGGACAGGGCCGGCCGGTCCCGGGACGGCGACCGGTCCCGTGGCCGCGGGGGTGCCCGCGGGGGCGAACGCTCCAGTCGGCACGGCGGTGACGGCGAGGAGGCCGGGGACCGCCCACGTCGCCGTCGCAGCCGCACCCGGACCCGCAGTGGCGAGCCCGTGGGGACGTCGGCCGGGGAGCCGCAGGCCGCGGCCCGAGCAGAGGGCGGGGCGGAGCCGTCGGCGGCCGGTGCGTCGACCGGCGACGGCGCACCGCGCCGGCGTCGCCGTCGCCGTGGTGGCCGCGGCGCGGGCGGGGAGCAGTCCGAGGGCTGACCGAGCCGGTCCGCCGCCGAGCGAGCTAGCGGCGCACCTGCCCCTCGGCGGCCGCCGGGCCGTGCGGCTGGAGTCCCCACGCATGGACGAGCCCCGCGGCCACCGCCCGGTAGGCCTCGGCTCCCTTGGAGCCCCTCGACGTCCGCAGGATGGAACGGCCGACCGCGGGTGCCTCGGCGAACCGCACCGACTTGGGGATCGGTGGGCTCAGCACCGGCAGCCCGTAGCGCTCCTGGACGTCGGCCAGCACGGCCCGCGCGTGGACGGTCCGGCCGTCGAACATCGTCGGCAGCAGACCGCGGACGACGAGGTCGCGGTTGAGGATGCGCTGGACGTCGGCGACGGTGTCGAGCAGCTGTCCCACGCCGCGGTGGCTGAGCATCTCGGCCTGCAACGGCACGAGAAGCTCGTCGGCGGCGGTCAGCGCGTTCAGGGTCAGCACCCCCAGCGAGGGCGAGCAGTCCAGCAGGACGACGTCGTACCGTCCCGCGACCGGCTCCAGGACCGTCCGCAGCACGTACTCCCGACCCGGACGGGGCAGCAGCACGGCCTCTGTGCCGGCCAGGTCGATGGCCGCGGGCAGCACGTCGACGCCGTCGTCGGCCTCGAGCAGCGCCTCGGCCGCGGTCGCGGCACCGGTGAGCACCTCGTGCATGGACACCTCGACGGCGTCCGGGTCGATGCCGAGGGAGAACGTCAGACAGGCCTGCGGGTCGAGGTCGACGAGCAGCGGACGCAGGCCCAGCTCCGCGAACGCCGCGCCCAGGGAGGCGACGGTCGTCGTCTTGGCCACGCCGCCCTTCTGGTTGGCCACCGCCATCGTCAGGGTCACGGGCCTGCCTCTCTCTCCTCAGTGCGGTTCCTCGGTGCGCTTCCTCGGTGCGGACGCCTCGGGGTGCCTGATGGTGCCTGACGGTGACGCGGCACGCCGGTGCCCGGCCCATTCTCGCCTCGGGCCGCCGATACGGAACAATCCCGGTCGTGGAGCTGATCGCCGAGCTGGGCACAGGCCCCCGTGAGGTCGGGCGCGCTCGGCGCATCATGGCCAGGGCGCTCTCCACCTGGGGTATCGACGGCGAGCCCGCCGAGGTGGCGGTGCTCCTGACCAGCGAGCTGGTGACCAACGCGATCCGGCACGGCAGCGGCCCGATCCGGGTGCGAGCCGGGGTGGACGACCGGCGTCTGCGGGTCGAGGTCGACGACGACGCCGGCGGCACCCTGTCGCCCCGCCGCGCCGCGCCCACCGACGTCGACGGCCGCGGGCTGCACCTGGTGGAGACCCTCTCCGACCGGTGGGGGTACCGGACGGCGGACGGCGGCAAGCGGGTCTGGTTCGAGCTGCCGGCGCGCTGAGCGGACCGGCTCAGGGACGCCGCCCGCCGACCTGCGATCTTCGTCGATCCCCGTCACGGTAGGGGTATGACCGACGCCGGGCTGTTCTCGCCGGCGAGCGTGACGTGGCGCGTGCACGCCGATCCGCTCGTCGGCCTGGCCGGCCTGCGTGCCCTGCTGCTACGAGCCCTGCACCCGGTCGCCGACGACGCGACCTCCCAGCGTGACTACCTGACCCGCGCCCGGTTGCGGGACGACCCGTGGGGGCGGTTGCGGGACCTCACCGACGCCGTCGCGATCACCACCTTCGGCAACGCGGCGGAGGCGTTGACCGTGGCGGCCCGGGCCCGGGCCCTCAGCGGGACGCTGACCGGGTCCCGCAGCGTGGGCGGACGCTGGCAGGGGGACGACGAGGACCTGCTGCTGTGGGAGCACGTCTGCCGGGTCGACTCGTTCCTGACCGTGGTGCGCCGCGGCGGGCTGCGGCTCACCGACCAGGAGGCCGACGACTACGTCGCCGAACAGGTCCGGGCGGCGGCGCTGTGCGGGCTGGAGCCGGACGTCGTCCCCTCGACCGTGGCGGCGCTCACCGAGCACCTGGACCGCACGCGCGCCGAGCTGGCGGTCGGCCCGGCGAGCCACCGCCTGGCCCAGGAGGTGGTGTCCCCCGCCGAGGACCTCACCGAGCTGCCGGTCTGGGCGGGGGTGTCCGGACTGGCGTTCGCGGCGCTGCCCGACTGGGCGCGGCGGATGTACGCCCTGGCGGAGCTGCCCGGCGCCGCGGGCCTGGTCGGGGCCGGGGTCGACACGGCGCTGCGGATGGTGCGCACGACGCTGACCGGGCCCCGGTCGTGGCGGGCCGAGCCTAGGGCTGACCTGGACGCACCGGCGCCGAGCCCGTCGCCTGCTCGAGGATCCGCAGGTACTCCTCCTCGGCGGTGAGGTTCTCCCCGATCCGGTTCGGCTTGCCGTCCCCGTGGTAGTCACTGGACCCGGTGACGATGAGGTCCCACCGGCGCGCCAGGGCCCGAAGGTGCTCCCGCTGCTCGGGGTCGTGGTCCCGGTGGTCGACCTCCAGCCCGGCCAGTCCGGCGTCCACCATGGCCTCGACGACGTCCTCCCCGACGGTGCGCCCGCGCCGGCTGGCCAGCGGGTGGGCGAAGACCGGCACGCCGCCGGCCTCGCGGACCAGACGCACCGCCGTGACCGGGTCGGGCGCGTAGTGCGGCACGTAGTACGGGGACCGCTCGGTGAGCACGTCACGGAAGACGGTGTCCCGGTCCGGGAAGTAGCCGAGGTCGACCAGCGCGTCGGCCAGGTGGGGGCGCCCGACGGTCGTCCCTGCGCTGGTGTGGTCCAGGACGGCCTGCCAGGTCAGGCGCGGGTAGTCGGCGGCCACGAGCTCGACCATGCGCTCGGCGCGGTGCAGGCGGGACTCCCGGGCGCGTTCGGTCTCGGTCAGCAGCCCGGGCGCGGCAGGGTCCTGCAGGTAGCTCAGCAGGTGGACGCTCACCCCGTGGTAGGAGCACGAGACCTCGGTCCCCGGCACCAGGACGATCCCGTACCGACGGGCGGCCTCGGCCGCCTCGGCCCACCCGGCGGTGGTGTCGTGGTCGGTGAGCGCGACGACGTCCAGACCGGCCTCGACGGCGCTGCGGACCACCTCGGCGGGCGGCTGGGTGCCGTCGGAGGCGGTGGAGTGCGTGTGGAGGTCGATGCGCACCCGCGGAGCCTACGGCCGGGCCCCTCGACCAAGGACGGGCACCGGTCAGGTCAACCGCGGGCACGCGGCCCCGGTGGGCGGGAACAGCGCCGGTCCACCCTCGCGGACGTCGACGAGCTCGAGCGGCTCGAGCAGCAGCGCGGACGCCGACGCCGGCCACACCAGCACCCACAGCCACACACCCCGGGACTCGCCGACGAACGCCACCCGGTCCTCGGCGCCGTCCACGTGCCACAACGGGGTGTGCTGGCCGTGGGCGTGGACCTTGACGTCCGGGCGGCCGGTCACGACCGTCTCGCCGGGGTCGACGTCACCCAGCCCGGCCAGCGACGCGCCGAGACCGACACCGGGACCCTCGGCGACGAGGAGGACGTCGGCGGGATGCTCAGCGGGGACGGCCGGGTTGGGTGTCGGGTTGGGACCCGACACAGCCACGACGGTGGCGACCGGCCCCTGCCGCGCCGTCCCGGCCTCGCCCACGCCGCTGAGCAGCCAGCCGCGCGGCAGGGGCCACGGCACCCAGACCGGGACGGTGGACCGGCGGGCGACGTCGGCCAGCCACGCGGCGGACGGTGGGTGCGGCGGCTGGAACGGTGGGACCTGGCCGTGAGCGGGGCAGGTCCAGCCGCTGGCCCGCAGGCCTGGCGGGCGCACCGGCTCCGCGCACCGGGGGCAGCAGGGTTCGTTCCGCACGCAGGTCACGGTCCCGTCCCGGGTGCCCCCGGTCAAGGGACCTCGGTGCCGCTTACCTGCCAGCCGCCGACCCCTGTCAGCCGCCTACCCTGCCAGCCGTGAACGAGGTGGCTCCTGGCGCCGAGATCCCCTGCGTCGGCGCGGTGGTGCACGACGAGACGGGTCGGCTGCTGCTCGTCCGGCGGCGGAACCCGCCGGGCGCCGGGCTGTGGTCCGTGCCCGGCGGACGGGTGGAGGCGGGCGAGGACGACGTCCGGGCCGTCGCCCGGGAGGTGGCCGAGGAGACCGGGTTGCGGGTCCGGGTGGGGCCGTTGCTGGGCGCCGTCCGCCGGGACGCCCCGACCGGAGGCGTGTACGTGATCCGCGACTACCTGTGCACCGTGGACGGCGCCACGGACCCGCAGCCCGCGGACGACGCCACGGACGCCCAGTGGGTCGACGCCGCAGGCCTCGAGGCCCTCACCGTGGTCGACGGCCTCCGGCAGGCGCTGACCGCGTGGGACGTGCTGCCTCGGGTCTGAGCGCTCTGCCGGACTACCCAGCGGCCGGCTCGGGGCGGGCCGGCTGCTCCCCGCCCCGGGCGTCGAGGTAGCTCTGCTTGGGCACCATCACCTTGCGGCGGAAGACGCAGACCAGCGTCCCGTCCTGGTTGTAGCCCCGGGTCTCGACCGAGACGATGCCGCGGTCGTCCTTGCTCGCCGACTCCCGCTTGTCGAGCACCTCGGTCTGCCCGTAGATCGTGTCGCCGTGGAACGTCGGGGCGACGTGCTTGAGCGACTCCACCTCGAGGTTGGCGATCGCCTTGCCGGAGACGTCCGGCACGGACATCCCGAGCAGCAGCGAGTACACGTAGTTGCCCAC
This DNA window, taken from Kineosporiaceae bacterium SCSIO 59966, encodes the following:
- a CDS encoding NUDIX domain-containing protein; translation: MAPGAEIPCVGAVVHDETGRLLLVRRRNPPGAGLWSVPGGRVEAGEDDVRAVAREVAEETGLRVRVGPLLGAVRRDAPTGGVYVIRDYLCTVDGATDPQPADDATDAQWVDAAGLEALTVVDGLRQALTAWDVLPRV
- a CDS encoding PHP domain-containing protein translates to MRIDLHTHSTASDGTQPPAEVVRSAVEAGLDVVALTDHDTTAGWAEAAEAARRYGIVLVPGTEVSCSYHGVSVHLLSYLQDPAAPGLLTETERARESRLHRAERMVELVAADYPRLTWQAVLDHTSAGTTVGRPHLADALVDLGYFPDRDTVFRDVLTERSPYYVPHYAPDPVTAVRLVREAGGVPVFAHPLASRRGRTVGEDVVEAMVDAGLAGLEVDHRDHDPEQREHLRALARRWDLIVTGSSDYHGDGKPNRIGENLTAEEEYLRILEQATGSAPVRPGQP
- a CDS encoding DUF3107 domain-containing protein, whose protein sequence is MEVRIGIQNAAREIVLESSQAPDEVASVVAAALEKGTVLELRDERGRLLVVPVPALAYVEIGVEERGRVGFGTL
- the moeB gene encoding molybdopterin-synthase adenylyltransferase MoeB; protein product: MSLPPLVEPGPPLRAEQVERYSRHVLLPGIGEQGQRRLAAARVLVVGAGGLGAPVLTYLAAAGVGTIGVVDDDVVDTSNLQRQVVHGTDDVGRPKVDSAVDALARLNPLVTVVPHRERLTADNALAVLGGYDLVVDGADNFPTRYLVSDACSLLGVPEVWGSVFRFDAQVSVFWAGHGPTYRDLFPEPPPPGAVPSCAEGGVLGAMVGAVGSVMATEAVKLVTGAGEPLLGRLLVLDALAMTWRTVTVRPDPHAAPVTSLADAAASCAPAPPVLGPDAVVDAPTLAGWLQAGDVDLVDVRGEDEAALVSIPGSRLVPLPRILSGEAIGELPRDRRTVLYCKSGVRSAQALQVLRGHGYDQAVHLDGGVLAWVRDVDPTLPTY
- a CDS encoding DEAD/DEAH box helicase, with amino-acid sequence MSVDEITPENDIQTAETVEPTRTELAERSFADYGVQTEIVEALAEVGITYPFPIQAMTLPVALQGHDIIGQAKTGTGKTLGFGIPLLQRVAGPGEPGWDDLEAPGKPQALVVVPTRELAVQVAGDLEVASRRRAARVLTVYGGRAYEPQVEALQRGVEIVVGTPGRLLDLAQQGHLELRYARAVVLDEADEMLDLGFLPDVERLLSLTPAGRHTMLFSATMPGPVVALARRYMTQPTHIRATDPEDTGATVAAVTQVVYRAHAMDKIEVLARLLQAEGRGLTIVFARTKRTAANVAEQLAERGFAAGSLHGDLGQGAREQALRAFRNGKIDVLVATDVAARGIDVDDVTHVVNYQCPEDEKMYLHRIGRTARAGNTGTAVTFVDWDDLHRWAMIDRTLGLGIPEPVETYSTSPHLYADLNIPEGTTGRLPRSARTRPGLDAEQVEDLGETGQRRPGGRSGDRAGRSGDRAGRSRDGDRSRGRGGARGGERSSRHGGDGEEAGDRPRRRRSRTRTRSGEPVGTSAGEPQAAARAEGGAEPSAAGASTGDGAPRRRRRRRGGRGAGGEQSEG
- a CDS encoding ATP-binding protein, with the protein product MARALSTWGIDGEPAEVAVLLTSELVTNAIRHGSGPIRVRAGVDDRRLRVEVDDDAGGTLSPRRAAPTDVDGRGLHLVETLSDRWGYRTADGGKRVWFELPAR
- a CDS encoding ParA family protein; amino-acid sequence: MAVANQKGGVAKTTTVASLGAAFAELGLRPLLVDLDPQACLTFSLGIDPDAVEVSMHEVLTGAATAAEALLEADDGVDVLPAAIDLAGTEAVLLPRPGREYVLRTVLEPVAGRYDVVLLDCSPSLGVLTLNALTAADELLVPLQAEMLSHRGVGQLLDTVADVQRILNRDLVVRGLLPTMFDGRTVHARAVLADVQERYGLPVLSPPIPKSVRFAEAPAVGRSILRTSRGSKGAEAYRAVAAGLVHAWGLQPHGPAAAEGQVRR
- a CDS encoding DUF3152 domain-containing protein, translating into MCHRACHPAAVGPTGRVRRLRRRRSRHAVATLAAGVLVTGCAQVSADPAARTDTSPPPPPVSAPPTAAVAQDAPVVTAVPPPSPAQRAGLRSDEVVDRGTGGTVVVPGSAPAPTAGRERRVRVEVEGGLDVDGEAFADFVLDTLNDPRGWPSDGWTFSRTDGQADVVVVLASPQTSAAMCRPLQTFGKLSCRQGPRAILTMYRWVHGTDEYAHDLTAYRQYLVNHEVGHVLGHGHVTCPAPGALAPVMQQQSKQVAPCVPNAWVEPDAEAAP
- a CDS encoding TetR/AcrR family transcriptional regulator; this translates as MAVDPQHAAPARRGGRLPRTARRAQLLVAAQQVFAENGYHAAAMDDIADRAGVSKPVLYQHFPGKLDLYLAVLDQHIEDLTAGIRRALESTTDNKQRVAATISAYFDFVDRQDAPFRLVFESDLTNDPAVRERVDRLEQLCAEAIADVIGEDTGLPRAQSELLGTALTGMAQVTARYWLQCGRAIPREEAERLTGQLSWRGIGGFPKHGEPGGDGG
- a CDS encoding GlsB/YeaQ/YmgE family stress response membrane protein; the encoded protein is MELIGLIIFGGVIGALARLVMPGDQNLGILWTIILGVLGALVGYWLGGVLGVEDTPGIDWIRWIISTVAAVLFISIYIGVRGRRRV
- a CDS encoding MaoC family dehydratase yields the protein MQFGRTFEEFEVGAVYKHWPGKTVTEYDDHLFCLLTMNHHPLHLDANYAEHTTQFRRNVVVGNYVYSLLLGMSVPDVSGKAIANLEVESLKHVAPTFHGDTIYGQTEVLDKRESASKDDRGIVSVETRGYNQDGTLVCVFRRKVMVPKQSYLDARGGEQPARPEPAAG
- a CDS encoding DUF2236 domain-containing protein; the encoded protein is MTDAGLFSPASVTWRVHADPLVGLAGLRALLLRALHPVADDATSQRDYLTRARLRDDPWGRLRDLTDAVAITTFGNAAEALTVAARARALSGTLTGSRSVGGRWQGDDEDLLLWEHVCRVDSFLTVVRRGGLRLTDQEADDYVAEQVRAAALCGLEPDVVPSTVAALTEHLDRTRAELAVGPASHRLAQEVVSPAEDLTELPVWAGVSGLAFAALPDWARRMYALAELPGAAGLVGAGVDTALRMVRTTLTGPRSWRAEPRADLDAPAPSPSPARGSAGTPPRR
- the idi gene encoding isopentenyl-diphosphate Delta-isomerase, which codes for MAQVSGPAVARRPEQVVLLDESRRPVGVADKATVHTADTPLHLAFSCYVLDDAGRLLVTRRAVGKRTWPGVWTNSCCGHPAPGEDLADAVHRRVAQELGLVLTDVREVLPDFAYRATDAGGVVENEVCPVFVARAAGDPRPDPAEVAEWRWVAVADVLTTARATPWALSPWSVLQLEELAAGGHLVG